TGAGCCCCACGGAAGCGGCGCCAAAGCCGGAAGAATCTACGGCGGTGAAAGCCTCCGAGGCCGCGAAGGCGCCCGAGACGGTGGGACCTTCCGAGGCTACGAAGGCGGAACCATCCACGGAGGCAAAGGCCCCAAAGGCCGACCCCGCAAAAACGAATAAGTAACCCTGCCAAGGTGTTTCCCCTCACTTTTTTGTTCGTTCCGAGGCTGCGCGCACTGGCCGACCTCTCTCCCGGCCGTGCGCGCGCCTTCTTTGGGGAACTAAAAACGAAAAGTGAAAAGCTAGAAACAAAAAGTCCTACCGGTAGGAGAGGCACCCGGCCGCGGGTCGTTTTTCACTTTTCACTTTTCGTTTTTAGTTCCCTGCTCTGCCTGACCAGCTGCCGCCTGTTGCGCATGCCGTACACGGAGCGCGAGATGACGCAAAGGGAAGTGGCCGAGACGGTGCGCGATACGCTCGTGGTCATCGAACCCGATTCGGCCCTGATCCGTGCCTATCTGGAATGCCAGTCGGGCAGGGTGGCACTCTCGCGGCTGATCGCCGTGCCCGGCACGCGCATCGTGCCGAACGTGACGCTGACGGACGTCCTGACCGATACGGGCTACCGCGGTGCCCTGCTCGATGTGCACTGCCACGAAGACAGCCTCCGCCGGGTGATCGCCCTGCGCGACCGCACCATCCGCGAGCTGACTGACCGTGTCCGCACGGAGTATGTCACCGTGGAACGCCCCTTCCGGTGGCATCACCGGGCGCTGATGGGCGGCGGATACGCCTTCCTGGCCCTTGTGCTCGGTATGGCCGCGTGGCTCATCGTGCGGCTCTACATCAGAGGCCGCGGGGGTATCCCCTAATTATTACAACCAACAACCATTAACAATTAAAGAAAAGACATGGCATTAGGAAAGAAAATCCGATCTGTCGGACTGAGCGCCATCCTGTTCGGCGACGTGACAGACGGCGGCGCTAAGATGCCGGAAGAGATGAAGCAGCTGGCCCGCACCCTGAAGGGCACGGCCACCTTTACCACCGAACAGGATCAGACACAAGAGTTCTTTTGCGAGGAAGAGCCGGATGCCCCGGTGGAATCCGTGATCTCGGAAAAGGGATTGAAGAACCTCACGTTTAACATTCTCGAATGGGATAACGCAGTGCTGAAAACCCTGTTTGGTGGCAAAGAGGTGGATGGCAAAATCAAGGATCAGTCTGGCACGGAGCATAACGTGAAAAAGTTCATCCCTCCGAAGGACTACGTGGAAGTGGAAAAGGCGCTTCGTGTGCTTACGCCTTACAAGGTGGGCTTCGACATTCCCCGCGCAAAGATCCTCGCCCTCTTCCAGTGGAACCTGACCCGTACGGAGATCGCGCAGATCGAAGTCACGGCGCGCTGTATGAATCCCGATGGGGACGATAGTGGCACCTACGAGCCATTCAGCTGGACATAATGGAAGAGACGGAAAACAAGCGGGCGGTCGAGATCGATGTGGCCGACGCGCTGTTGGATACGGGGCTGCTGGTCAAGGTGCCGGCGCCCCGCCCACTGCGCATGTTGGGGATAAAGGTGTTCCCGATGCGCTTTCGGCGCCCCGTCTACGCCCAACTGTTGCGCATTAGTCGGATGTATGTGCGTATGCACGTCGACCTCGAAACGCTCGAAACGGGCGAGGCTGCCGCGGTGCTCACCTCAGCAGCCAAAAACGGCGTCCGTGCCAGTCGGCTGATCGCCCTCGGGCTGATCCGTTCGGGGCTGATGAGTGCGCTGTTTCATCGTGCCGTGGCGGCCTACCTACGCCGACGGATGGATGCCCAAACGATGGCCGAGCTGGCCAAAGTGATCGTCCTGCTAAGTGGCGCGGGCCATTTTACGACTATTATCAGATCGATTGCTCATCTACAGGTGACGACTCCGAATCTGAGCCGGGAAGCGACGGGGAGTTAAGGGACGAAGGCCCCCATAGCCCTTTCGGCGCACTGTTCCAGATCGCCTCGCAAGGCGTTTGGACGTGGCGCGAACTGATGTATAAAGTGCCGTGGAGCGTTGTGCTGGCGGCCATCAATGACCAACCCAAATACGGAAAGAAGAAGCCGGCTGATGAGGGTGAAATCACCTCTGAGGCCGAAGCCAAGAAGTTTTTCAATCTGGCTTAAAACGGCGGGACAGCCTCCGCCCCCATAACCCACCAACAACTAACGAGAAAAGGCCGTGGCCGACGAAAAAAACGATATACGTAACATTCGAGTTTCAGGGCAATCTGGATAAGGATGTCGACGGCGTGACGAACAGTCTCGACCGATTAGAGATAGAGGCCTCCAAAGTCCTAAAAAAGATGGCTGAGGGGAGCAATCTCGTGTCGCGGGGCTTTCGTGTGCAAGCCGATGTCATCAATAAGCTGCCTGGGCCACTGAATACAGCCGCCTCGGGAGTTGGATCCCTCTCTAAAGCCTTTGGGGCCCTCAAAGCCTCTGGGATTGTTTTTCTCCTCGACGCCATCGTCGTTGCCCTGCGATCCTTGGTGATGTGGTTCAACTCGTCTGTTGAGGGACAGATGGAGTTTGCCCGTACGTCTGGCTATCTTTCTGGTGTGATGGGGCAGCTTAGGGAATCGCTCATTAAGCTCGGCGAAACGATCTATAACGCCGTCCGCGATCCGATAAAGGCTGTAAACGATGTGTGTGGAGCCATTTTGTCGAATCTCGCCAACCGCTTATTGGCTTTGGGGGATATGTTCAAAGGGCTGAGCAAAATCATTTTCTCGGGCTTTACGGAGGGTTTTGACGAGCTTAGTGCAGGTTTTTCAAAATTCTACTGGGGAATAGATCGTGCCAATGAGCGCGTGTCTGATTATCTCACGTCTATACATGAAGCAGCCAAAAAAACGGCTGAGTTGGGTGTAGCTGGGGAAAAGCTGTCGCGTGACCGTAGCGAATGGCGGGTGGAAGAAGCGGAAAAAGAGGCCAAAGCGGAGAAGCTGCGCGAGCAGATGGAAAGCGCCAAAGGCAAAAGGCGGATCCAATTAGCCAACGAATACAAGGCCGTCGTCAATGAGATTTACGACGAGCGGAAGCGACAACTTACTGAGGAACTACGCATACAGGAGGGCCAAAACAAACTAACGACAAACAGTCTGGAAGACATCGACAAGGTGAACCAGCTGAAGGCCTCTCTGATCAAATTGGACACGGATCGGGAAAAGGAACTGGGCGCTATAGACAAGGCGGCGCGTTCCAGCTCCGGAAGAGGGAACAAGGATGCAGAAAAGGCGCTTCGCGAACAACAGGAACGGCTCAAACTGCAAAAGGCCTACCAGCGGGAATGGGAGAATAACCAACTCGAGTTTGCGCAAAAGCAGATCGACCTGCTGAATGACAGCTACTACAAACAACGCCAGCAGGCCGAACTGAATAAGAAGAAGGAACTGGCTGCCATCAAACAGCAGGAGGAGGATATGCTGAAGGCCAAACGAGAGGCCTACGGCAAAAATGCCACCCTATCGGAGGAAGAAACGACCTACTTCAAAAACCTCGTCGATCTGGCCGAAAAGTCTTATAAGAAGTCCGCGGCTGAGATTGATGAAGCCGTCAACGGCGCATTCAAGGAAGGGCGCTTGCGCTTCGCCGATGAGTTGGCCGTGCAGCTGGATGACATCGAAAGCTACTACAAAGAGCGGCTGCGGATGGCGGAAAACAATGAGAAACTGATCGCCGAACTCACCGTCGCCAAAGAGAAAGAGATCACGCTGGCCAAAAACAGCTACACCGCGGAGATGCTCAATTATGACATTGAGATCACCCGTAAGCAGATGGCCAATGCGGAATCTTTCTATCGCTGGGAAGCGGATCGTCGCAAAAAGCAACTCGAGGAAGAGCGCCGGGTGCAAAAGGAACGTATCCGGCTGATGGAAGAGCGGTACAAGCTCGCCCCGACGGATAAGCTGGCTAAGGAAATAGCCCTTGCCCGCGAGGAACTCGAAGCCCTGAATAAGGAACTCGGACGTATCCCGACGCAAAAGCTGTCCGAGGTGCTCGGCGCCTTCGGGCAGATGGCCGCGGCGCTGGGCGGACTGAGCGGCAGCGTGGGTCAGGCCTTCGCGGCAATCGGTTCGAGCCTCGCCGCCGCCAGTGAGATGCTTTCCCGCGACATGGATACGACACGGGGCAAGGTGGGCGCCATCAGTACGGCCATCTCGGGCACGGCCACGCTGATCAATATGATCACCGCGGCGGCCGAAAAACGCCGTGCCGTGGAAAAAGAGTTCTACAAAAACTCAATCGCCTTTGCCCATGAATATGCCCTGTCGCTGAATGAGCAATTGCGCCTGCAAAGCAAGTCGGGCGCCTTTGTGCGCAACTACGCCGGCGAGATCAAAGACAGCTTCAAAGCGCTGAATAACGCAATGGACGGTTATTCCAAGGCCATCGGCAAGCTGCATGAGGGGCAGGCCAACGTCGACCTGCGCAACGTAGTCGACGGCAACAACGTAGTCAAAGGGGCGGCCACGGGGGCACTGGCCGGCGCGGCCGTGGGCTCGATGATCGTCCCTGGCATCGGTACGGCCATCGGCGCCGTGGTGGGGACGATCGGCGGACTGCTTGCGGGCATATTCAGCAAGAAGAAAGACAAGGTCACGGATGATCTGATGAAGGTCTTCCCGGGGCTTGTGGACGAGGCGGGGGCGTCTGCGGACGCCGGCGAACCTTGCCGGGTACATGCAGAGTGTGGAGTATGCTGCCGGCTGTCAGGCCTCCCCGGACCTATACGCGGTGAGCTGCCCCGCCGCAGCGCCCTCAACGTCGAGCGAAGCGCGCCCAGCCCTTGATTTTCTTTTGCTCCTTTTCTTGCATCAAGGCAAGAAAAGGGGGGCAGCAAAGCAGGTTAGCCGGCAAAGAGGCGCTGCCGCTGTGAAGAGGGAGAATCCGCAAGATCCCCCCCTCTCTGCCGACAGGTATCGATCACGGCTACGGCCATCGAGGGACGGCTGACGGCGCTGCTGATCTATCAAGACGCCATCAAACTATCCGTAGGGGGGATCAATCAGACCCTCGTGGTAGGTGTAGCCATACTGACAGAGATACGTGACAATACGGCCTACTGTCGACGCCTCGAGCAGATCGAAAGCGGCATCGGCAGTATGAAACGCGAACTGGAGACAATCAATTCCCGCGGGGTCATCCTGCGAACAGCATAACGGATAAGACGGAAATGAAAACGAATATCTACATCGATGGCGTGGACGCCCGGGCGGCCTTTGGCGTGTGGGTGGTACGGGGCGGGGGGCCTGCGGGCCCCGGCGGCCTCTGCCGAGGCTGGGAAGTCTGCCGGGTACCCGTGTGTAGGGGCGAACCCTGCATTCGCCCCCATGAGACGCCCCCCGTAGGGCCGAATAAATATGTCCGGCACCCGTCCCTGTCGGGACGTTTGTGGGGTGTATGCTGTTGCGCCCCTACACGGATACCTTAAAACTCGCCGAGGATTGCACCAAAAACCGTTTTGAAGCCCGAAACGTGCCAAGGATTGCACCAAAAACCGTTTTGGAGCCCGAAACGTGCCAAGGATTGCACCAAAAACCGTTTTGGAGCCCGAAACGTGCCAAGGATTGCACCAAAAACCGTTTTGAAGCCCAAAACGTGCCAAGGATTGCACCAAAAACCGTTTTGGAGCCCGAAACGTGCCAAGGATTGCACCAAAAACTGATTTGAAGCCCGCGGCGACCCTCTTTTTGCACCAAAAACCGATTTGGAGCCTGCGGCGAGGGTCGCCTGGGAGGGAACTTAAAAGAGACAATACAATAACGATTAAACAATAGAGAAATAGCCATGTACAGAAATAAGACTTTACCGGGGCCCGCCCCCCCGGCTGTAGCTTCGCTGCCCGGCGCACCGGGCCCCGGCTTCATCCTGTATGAGTTTGAACTGAATTTGACGGTGATCCGATGAAAATCTACGATAAAAAGGATGCGCTAATCCTCGACGTCGAGCCGGACGATAGCAGCTATGCCGAGGATCGGATCCATCAGACAAAGCTGCTGACGCTCTACTATTCCCTGCCTGAATATGTGGAGATCCCGGAAGGGGCCTACACCGATTTCCGAGGTACGCGCTACCGGCTGGAAAGCGCGCAAAAATTCATCTGCCACGGCGACCGCAACTTCGAATACACCGTGACGATGGAAGGCCCAGAGGCTGCCCTGCGTAAGTACAAAGTGCGCGACACGACGATTCAAAACCTGCTGAAGTTTGCCTACACGGCCAAACCGCGGGCACACTTGGAGCTGATCGTGAAGGCACTCAGGGTCGCAGGGATAGCGGCTGGACGGTGGGCGGCTGCATTGAGGCGACGGAAAAGACGCTTTCATACAGCCACACCTCCTGCGCCGATGCCCTGCAAATGCTGGCCGATGAGTTCAAAACGGAATGGGAGATCCGGGGTAAAGCCATCTACCTGCGCCGTGTGGAATACAACAAAGCCAACCCGCTGCGCTTGCGTTACGGGCGCGATTGCGGGCTGAAGCCGGGCGTGTCGCGTGACAATTTCGGGTCAAAGAAGCCCTGCGAGATCCTGCTTGTACAGGGCGGGCGGAAGAATATCGACGCCTCGACCTATGGCAGTGTGGAACTGCTGCTTCCAAAGTCGCAAACGATCGCTTTCGATGGGACGAAGTTCGCCGATGAAGCGGGCTTCAACGCCGCCACGGCGCGCAGCTACAAAACGGATGCGACAGGTACGGAGATCACCCGTGCCGACCGGCCGCTTCTGACCTTTGTCGAGGATAGCATCGACCTGTCGCAGATCTACCCCAAACGCGTGGGCACGGTCTCGTCCGTCGAGATGATTGCCGGTAAAGATGGCCATGTGAATTACGACATTATCGACAGTTCCATCCCTGAGGCCCTCGACTACAATAAGGCGCTGATCAAAGGCCAGACGATGAAAGTCATTTTCCAAAGCGGCAACCTGACGGGGGCCGGTGCGCCGGCCGGCGAGTATGGCCGGGTACCCGGTCAAACTTCGCAGGGGCCCGCAGGCCCCCCCGGCGGCACGGTCTACATCCCGAAGGTGGGTGACACCTATGCCGTATTCGGTTGCTCGCTGCCCGACGCTTATGTGTGCGACAATACCACACGGACGGGCGCCTCGTGGGAGATGTTCCGGGAGGCCGTGCGGGTGAAATATGAAAACGAAGTAGAGCGATACACCTTTTCCGCCGAGCTGGATGAGCTGTATGCCGACCGTCACTGGATAGAGATCGGCAGCCGCATCGTCAAAGGTGGATTCGTGTTGCTCGAGTCAGATAAGTACGCCCCCACGGACGGCCTGCTGATCCGTATCACTGGGGTACGCACGCCGGTGAACACCCCGCGCCGCCCCCAGTTCGAGCTCTCGAATGTGGCATCGCCGGGCAGCGTGTCGGGGCAGCTGGGTAAGATCGATCGCAACGAGGTAACAACGGAAGAGGGCTTCCGACAGCTGCGTCACGAGACGGCGCGCACCTATGAGCATGCCAAAGAGGCGCAGGATATGCTGGAAAAGGCGCTGGACAATTTTTCGGCTGGCGTCAATCCCATCTGGGTGCGCACGATGTCCGTATTGGTGGGCAACGAGTATCAGCAATTCATGTTCGTCGACAACCGGACGGAGACGCAGCGCGAAATCATCCCGCTGTTCGAGATGAATAATGAGACGAAGGTGTTCACGGCTCCGGCTGCCATCCTGAAGCATATGACGATGGGCATCAATAAGACCTCATCAGCACACAAAGCGACGGATTATAAGTATTGGGACGTGGCGGGCTACACCTCGCCCTTCCTCGGGGGCGAAAAATCGGCCTTTTACCTCGTGGCTAAATGTGCCAAAGGGGGCACGTCGGGCGAGTTCTTGTTGCAAGAGGTATACAAGTATGACCCGGGCGATGGCTTTTATTACTTCCTCGTGGGGCTGCTTTCGTCTGAATCGGGCGGGGAACGCAGCTTCGCCACGGCCTACGGCTACACGGAAATCCTACCCGGGCAAATGCGCATCCGCAACATCATCAGCCCCGACGGCCGGACGTATTTCAACGTGGCCGAGGGGGTGATCGGCGGGAATATTCGCATCGAATCGGGCTCCGTGGGATACAGCAACCTGACGGACAAACCGGATCTCTCGATCTATGAGACGCGTTCGGAGTTCAAGGTCTTTGCCGATCAGATCCGCGGTGAGGTGGGGCGTATCAATGTCACGGCCGGGGGAACAAAGGATCAGCTCGCGGCGCTGCAAACGTGGTCGCAAAATCAGGTGAACAGCCTGCTGAATCGGCAAGCAACGTCCGAGGATAAGATCTACCGACTGCAAACGGCGGGCTTTATAACCACCGCACAAGGTAATGCGCTCTACGCCTCCGCGCAGCTGGCCAACGGGGACACGATCGCCTCGTACATCACCCAAAGCCCGACGGCGATTAATCTCATATCGCAAAACATCTCCCTCACTGGTCGCGCTGAGTTCAAGAGCCTGCAATCACAACTCAATACGCAGCGGGAAAAGATCGATAACAAGCCAGACAGCAGCAGTCTGGGTAGCCTCGCCTGGAGAAACAAAATCGGGAAGGCAATGATGGATGAAACGATCATTGATGGGGGGTATATCAAAACGAGTCTGATCGACACGAACAATTTGATCGTAAAGAAGGCTGCACAAATTGGTGATTTTATAGTGAGGGGTGGTTCTCTCACGGTGGAACACTATGGGGATTATGAACGATCAAAAGGAGTAAGTATTAGTCCGAACGGCGGTGTCGATGTCAGAGATGGGAATTACGGATATACGAGAATCAGAGGCGGTGAGATCAGCGTAAAGCGGACGAATGGCGGGGGAACGGTATCCATGGGCGGCGACGGCTTTAGCTATGAGAAAGGGGACGCAGGGTTTTATGTCAAGATCTCCCCATTCCTCGGAGAGTGGCAGCCACGCCTCCGCCTCAATATGGGGCCACTACCCCATGTGAACACGGTAAAGAAGGAAGGTGGAAACACCTTCAGGCAGCTAATGATCGAAGAAAACAAGTGGATCGTTTGCTGGGAATGACACAAACGAACAATCAAACAATAGACAATATGAAAAGAATCGATTTCAGCAGAATCAAATTGGAAGTAGAGCCCGGGCGCTTCGAGGTGCTCGACCAGCGGCGGGCGTTCGGCAATGCCATCTACGCGGAGTCGTTTACCCTCGATGTCGATGCGCTGGCACGTAAGGTGTACTTTGCCCCCGCGGGCAAGGAAGAAACGTTTTCAGACGATGAATTTGCACTGCTTATTCAGCGCCTCACCGGGAAATTCATTTACTCGATTATTCGAGATGTCAAAAACGCGGCGATCGACGTAAAAGAGGGATGACGGCTATGGAACTGCAACGAATTATCAGACAGGGCGTGACAAAGATCGACGAGGCTGGCACGCTGTCGATCCGGTACAACATCACGGAAGAAGGCGGACGAACGATAGAATTGAATGACTCGATCGAACGTGAGGTTCGGAACCTCGGCAGTGTTTCGGCCTTTCCGGACGGGTGGATCAGCTTTTACATCGATAAAGGGAGCAATCTGTCCGACGCGGAAAAGAAGGCTGTGTTTGCCGCTATCGTGGACGAGGTGGCCAGTGCGTTCCGACCCGCGAGTGGTACGTCTGAAAAGAAGGCGTAAGGCATGAAAGTGATCTACAACGGCCTCGTGCCTTTCCGTGGCTTTACGGCCATCAATCTGCTGGGCGTCGTATTCGCTCGGCGGGAGTATCGGCCGCTATCCGAAGCCATCCTACGGCATGAGGCCATCCACACGGCGCAGATGCGCGAAACGGGTTACCTCGGATTCTACCTCATCTATATGCTGGAATGGCTATGGGGAATGCTGCGTCTCCGCGATGCTCACACGGCTTACCGGGCTATCCGATTCGAGCGTGAAGCATACCGCAATATGGCCGATCCGAACTACCTCACTCAGCGCCGCCCCTATGCGTGGACGCGGCCGGAAGTATAGACAATGAACCATTAACGATTATACGAAGTATGGACAGACAGTATTTGCAAAAGCAATCGGATGCAAAGTTTCGCATCGACATTACGGACCGAATGGGTAACCCCGTCGATCCAACGAAGTGCGACCTGCAATTTGAGTTTTACACGTCGCGGTCGCGGCGTATCGTCGTCGGGCGAAAGCTCGGCGAAGCGTTCCCCCCGGGATTGAAGGTGGATAATGGGCAGGTGGTCGTAGGCCTCGACAACCCCCGATTCACCGAGGGCCCCCTCTTTGCACGTTTTCGGACGCGCATCTATGATGCCACCTTTCCGGATGGATTCTATGACATCGCCTCGGGCGAAGTGAACACAGGTATTGAAGTAGTAGACAATTAAACAACGTAAGACATGGAAGGAAAAGAGTTTAACGTAACAGTAGCGCTCGACCAGCGGCTCGGGCAGGATGGCAAATCGGCCTATGAGCTTTGGAAAGAGCAGGGCAACGAAGGCAGCGTGGCCGACTTTCTGGCTAAGCTGAAAGGCGAACCGGGAAAGGCTGGCAAAAGTGCCTACGAGCTTTGGGTAGAGCAGGGCAACACGGGCAGCGTGGCAGACTATCTGGCTAAGCAGAAAGGCGAACAAGGCGACGCCGGTAAATCGACGTACGACCTTTGGAAAGAGGCTGGCAACGAGGGCAGCATGTCCGACTTCCTGGCTAAGCAGAAAGGCGAACAAGGCGACGCCGGTAAATCGACGTACGACCTTTGGAAAGAGGCAGGCAACGAGGGCAGCATGTCCGACTTCCTGGCTAAGCAGAAAGGCGAACAGGGCGACGCCGGTAAATCGACGTACGACCTTTGGAAAGAAGCAGGCAACGAGGGCAGTATGTCCGACTTCCTGGCGAAGCAGAAAGGTGAAAAGGGTGACGCCGGTAAATCGACGTACGACCTTTGGAAAGAGGCAGGCAACGAGGGCAGCATGTCCGACTTCCTTGCTGCCCAGAAAGGTGAAAAGGGTGACACCGGCAAGGTGACCACACGAACGATCACACTCGAGTCCACGGGTTGGGATCCCGCCGGTATGGGTCGTATCTCAGTGGCCGTAGACGGCGTGACAGCTGAGAGCACGATCATCGTGAGCCCTGCACCAGATTCGGTTACGACGTATGGGAAATGCGGCGTATATGCTGCCGCGCAGGAAGAAGGCCGCTTGACGTTTGCGTGCGCCATGCAGCCACAAGAATCGCTCACCGTTAACATCGTCATCTTATGATACTGAACACATCCATTACAGGGGTGCCTGCCTTTACGGGTATCGTGCACAAGTACAAGGTGACGAATAAGAGTCTGGCCGGCCCGGCAGAGGTCGCCGCTGGAATGCCGGGGCGTGACATTGTTCCAACAGTGAATGGGGTATCTATGCCGCTTTCGGCTACGATTACGCCGGGCGGTGAGGGCGTCATCTGTTCCCCCGTCGCTAAGTTTGAGCTGAATACTCCGATCGGAGGGGGTGAGCTGAATGCTCCTAACAATCGGATTCATTTGGGTGAGGCGGTTACGCTTTCTCGCACCTCCGAGGGGTATTTGCTGATTGAACGGGAGGTCGTGGCTGAGATTTAGCCGCTTCCCTTGGGGCGCCCTGCCTTAACCACATTACAGGATGGGGCGCCCTGTCTTTTCGACACAAACAACGACTAACAACAATGAAAGTACTCTTTGAAGGAACCGGTGCCATGTTTCCCGTGGCCACCGCGTGTTTCCTATTCGTTTTAATCGCCATCATCGTAGACCTCATCAGCGGCATACGGAAGGCCAAAGAGAGCAAGCAAGAGATCCGCTCGAAACCACTCAGCCGGACGGTCACGAAGTTCGTCATCTATGAGGGCGCCGTGGTCATTGCGACCATGATCGACTACATGCTGCATTTCTCGCATCTGTTTGTATTGATGAAGCTGCACCCCATCGTAGGGTTGCCCGTCATTACCTGTCTGATGAGTGTCTTTCTCTGCATCATCGAGATTCTCAGCGTACGCGAAAAGGCCGACGAAAAGACTCGCCGCCGCTCTGAGGCTATCGTGCAAGCCGTGATTGAAGCCCTTGGAACGGATAACCTCGCCGAGATTCTACGGAAGAAGGCAGATGACACCTTGCACGGCCATCAACCGCCCCCTCAACAACCCAACAAATAAACGATTCAACAACAATGAACACTCCAACCAAAACCACCATACCGCCGGAGTTTACCCCGGCCTACGTCCCCTACAGCTACAAGGGCCAACCCGTCAAGGGCGCCTTTGGAGCCAATACCCGGCCGTCCTTTGTCAAGGCCAGCGACCGCGCCTATTTCGAGGCTGACAATACGCTCAGCAACGCGATGCGCCAGCTGATGATTGCGATGGACGTGCTGGATACCGGCGCAGGCATGAGACCCGTAGGCGACTTCAATTACTGCAATATCAAAGCACGTCGCGGGCAAAGCGGCCGCTTGGGAGATGACAAAGTAGAGGGCAGCCTCGATCCGTATGCCAACTATGCCAATCACATAGACTTTGCCCGGGCCAAATTGCAGCTCATTCAGCACCCCCGTTGGGGCGTGAACCTCAAGACGGACACCCCCTCGGAGGTGATTGACAAAATCGAAGGCACGCCCATTGTTTGGGGCACCCTTTTCAGCCCCGCCGCGCAGCGTGCACTTGAGAGGGGCGAAGGCATCGATGACTTGAAGCTCGACTATGAGAAGGCCATCGTGAAGCGTTACCGCGCCCTCGGGATCACCGACATCCAGAGCGCCCGCAAGAAGTATTACTGCGAAAAGATGACCGCCATCGGCCGGCAGGTGGCCCTTTACATGGCCGGCGGCGATCCAAACGTGACCTACACGCCCGACTTCGAGCGCAAAGCAACACCCATCGAACCGCCGGTGGTGCCTCCCATTCGGCCAGCCGCTCCGGGCGCCCCGGCCGTACCGCCCCAGCCTACGTTGGTGCAAGGCCCCACGCCGATCACCCCCGCAGCCTTCGACGCTCTCGCTTTCACGCGAAAGACCAGGGCGCGGCTGATGGATGGGCGGGAGGTCTACGTAACTGCCGTCGACTTCGAGCGCCGACAAGTGAAGTTTTACAACGAGAAAGACGCCCCCTACTGGGTGAATCTGGACAAGGTGGCGGCGATCATTTGAAGGGGGGCGGACAGATGAAAAAGAGGCAAGACGATTACGAGGCTTTCGTGGCCAAATTTGAGCGCAAACGCACCTCCGACGATTGCTACACGCCACCCGAGGTGTACGACATCGTGCGCGGCTGGCTCAGCGAACAGGTCGACCTCGCCGACGCCCAGATCGTACGCCCCTTTTGGCCGGATATGGATTACCGCGAAGTGGAATATCCCGATGGGTGCGTCGTGGTGGACAACCCGCCGTTTTCGATTTTCGCCGAGATCGTACGGTGGTACTTAGAGCGCGGCGTACGCTTCTTCCTGTTCGCTCAGCATAAGACGATTTTGGGTCTCGATGCGCCCTACACGCGTCTCGTTTGCGGCGCGGATGTGATTTATGAGAACGGCGCCGCGGTGCGCACCTCTTTTGCCAGCAACTTATTCGGTGACGTGCTGGCTATGTCCGTGCCCGATCTTTATGAGCGCCTCACCGCGGCTGCGCGCAGCAAGGATCCTTTGCCGTGCTATAGCTACCCCTCGCATGTACTGACATTCTCCGATCTGGCCCGCTGCGCCAGCCACGGCGTAGCGCTCTCAATCCCTCGCGGCGAGGCCACGTTTGTCCGCCGTTTGGACAGCCAGCAAGCGGTGAAAAAAGCTATCTACGGCGGTGGCTTTTTGCTGTCTGATAGGCAGGCCGCCCGCATGGAAGCCGCTCTCCTCGAGGCCGACCGC
The sequence above is drawn from the Tannerella serpentiformis genome and encodes:
- a CDS encoding glycine zipper domain-containing protein codes for the protein MAEGSNLVSRGFRVQADVINKLPGPLNTAASGVGSLSKAFGALKASGIVFLLDAIVVALRSLVMWFNSSVEGQMEFARTSGYLSGVMGQLRESLIKLGETIYNAVRDPIKAVNDVCGAILSNLANRLLALGDMFKGLSKIIFSGFTEGFDELSAGFSKFYWGIDRANERVSDYLTSIHEAAKKTAELGVAGEKLSRDRSEWRVEEAEKEAKAEKLREQMESAKGKRRIQLANEYKAVVNEIYDERKRQLTEELRIQEGQNKLTTNSLEDIDKVNQLKASLIKLDTDREKELGAIDKAARSSSGRGNKDAEKALREQQERLKLQKAYQREWENNQLEFAQKQIDLLNDSYYKQRQQAELNKKKELAAIKQQEEDMLKAKREAYGKNATLSEEETTYFKNLVDLAEKSYKKSAAEIDEAVNGAFKEGRLRFADELAVQLDDIESYYKERLRMAENNEKLIAELTVAKEKEITLAKNSYTAEMLNYDIEITRKQMANAESFYRWEADRRKKQLEEERRVQKERIRLMEERYKLAPTDKLAKEIALAREELEALNKELGRIPTQKLSEVLGAFGQMAAALGGLSGSVGQAFAAIGSSLAAASEMLSRDMDTTRGKVGAISTAISGTATLINMITAAAEKRRAVEKEFYKNSIAFAHEYALSLNEQLRLQSKSGAFVRNYAGEIKDSFKALNNAMDGYSKAIGKLHEGQANVDLRNVVDGNNVVKGAATGALAGAAVGSMIVPGIGTAIGAVVGTIGGLLAGIFSKKKDKVTDDLMKVFPGLVDEAGASADAGEPCRVHAECGVCCRLSGLPGPIRGELPRRSALNVERSAPSP
- a CDS encoding phage holin family protein, encoding MKVLFEGTGAMFPVATACFLFVLIAIIVDLISGIRKAKESKQEIRSKPLSRTVTKFVIYEGAVVIATMIDYMLHFSHLFVLMKLHPIVGLPVITCLMSVFLCIIEILSVREKADEKTRRRSEAIVQAVIEALGTDNLAEILRKKADDTLHGHQPPPQQPNK